Proteins found in one Coffea eugenioides isolate CCC68of chromosome 5, Ceug_1.0, whole genome shotgun sequence genomic segment:
- the LOC113770287 gene encoding RNA-binding protein 42-like yields the protein MSSTSAAAASSSSSTASSQFTYTTGTYFPTPFHLQQPQTYVAAAAAASILQFPTPPPAVPHVYPAPATVPTVYSLPQYQQAQQLFQRDAQTITLEALESVKAALASSEIEHKAETKKKAVPRKAAGQAWEDPTLADWPENDSRLFCGDLGNEVNDDVLSKAFSRFPSFNMARDWH from the exons ATGTCGTCGACATCAGCTGCTGCAGCTTCTTCTTCATCCTCAACGGCGTCGTCTCAATTCACCTACACTACCGGCACGTACTTTCCGACTCCGTTTCACCTACAACAGCCGCAAACCTATGTGGCTGCTGCCGCTGCCGCTTCAATTCTGCAATTTCCTACTCCTCCTCCTGCGGTTCCCCACGTTTATCCTGCTCCCGCTACAGTCCCTACCGTGTACTCCCTCCCTCAGTATCAACAA GCCCAGCAATTATTTCAGAGGGATGCACAAACAATAACACTTGAAGCGCTAGAGAGTGTGAAAGCTGCGCTTGCAAGTAGTGAGATTGAGCACAAGGCCGAGACTAAGAAGAAAGCAGTACCTCGTAAGGCAGCAGGGCAGGCATGGGAGGATCCTACACTTGCAGATTGGCCAGAGA ATGATTCTCGTTTGTTCTGTGGTGATCTTGGTAATGAGGTGAATGATGATGTTCTATCCAAAGCATTTTCAAGATTTCCATCTTTTAACATGGCCAGG GATTGGCACTAA